Proteins found in one Agaribacterium sp. ZY112 genomic segment:
- a CDS encoding phosphopantetheine-binding protein — MLASYQEFEAAIAELLDVDLEDLAGYEDSLLDFGLDSVQIMSLVGKLELQGIQVSFIELAANVELSTWWNLLSKKKENNSGEAA; from the coding sequence ATGTTAGCAAGCTACCAAGAGTTTGAAGCAGCGATCGCTGAGTTATTAGACGTTGATCTTGAAGACCTAGCGGGCTATGAAGACAGCCTGCTAGATTTCGGCCTAGATTCTGTACAGATCATGTCCTTAGTCGGCAAACTTGAACTACAGGGAATACAAGTAAGCTTTATAGAACTGGCCGCCAATGTCGAACTAAGTACATGGTGGAATTTATTATCTAAAAAGAAAGAGAATAACAGCGGAGAAGCGGCATGA
- a CDS encoding amino acid adenylation domain-containing protein, producing the protein MNIKVDVQDFIDTEQNPKLQPLTDSQSGIWFAQCRDPDNPIYKTGEYIVIDGQLDCDVLAKAIEITINEVDSLHAQFVTTTEGPRMYVQRKPWQVLRLDYSKRNKAMDEAISWMKGQLREPVNLETGPLFGMSLLKMSELKHIWFFSLHHIAIDGYSMSLIASRVATIYNKLMNNQLIDDIQLVSQDALLAEDDNYKASGKYEKDRQFYLNRYEDHNDTINLAGKPTVTSDFFWRKKGKMESEVKEDMSQLASFCRVHWYSVMISAMASYVHRMTRSKDVVLGVPLMGRLGSVAIQTPAMRVNILPVRVSFEDGMSIKELIKSVNKEFANVRRHQGYRYEELHRELNLVKDNRNLFGPLVNIMPFQYDYDFNGSEAKAYNLSAGPVDDMSFYCYEQDSFLNIDIDANPALYSEVELAQHQRRMFSFMAEFFKHGCNENSEAATISELPLLIDDEKERLIHTWNNTEHKLQSETLASLLQKQIISSSDATALIFEEQSYSFNELAKKVNACAHWLIAQGMQKGDRIAVMLPRSVELIIVQQATIKCGAIYVPIDPDYPEARIAYILQSAKAKFVFSNSAVCQALPEQTSSILVDDPKLKQQWQKQATTEPNSLVKLNDEDPAYIIYTSGSTDKPKGVVISHKAVVNRLLWMQDSYTIDSSDRVLQKTPAGFDVSIWEFFWPMITGATLVLAKPEGHKDPNYLAELIAKEKITTMHFVPSMLQVFVQQAKAELCTSLRQVFCSGEALPVELVNDYYQNFKARLHNLYGPTEAAIDVTYWPCQANEDHLSVPIGFPVWNTQIYILDEKLQPVPPGVVGDLYIAGDQLALGYFEQEELTKERFINNPFAESDDARMYLSGDLARWREDGAIEYCGRSDFQVKIRGFRIELEEIEHALAQIPEVLQVAVLAQEYSAGDKRLVAYVNHEQGEEMDVLALQKIIADKLPEYMVPGYFVHIDEFPLTPNGKLDRKALPKPDLSGQVGSTGPTNLVEERLCKLFCQLLEIPNVGTEDNFFELGGHSLLAAQLIAYVKEIMGIELSLAAVFEAPTVKGIAAKLAGTNDDQALNVLLPLRKREQQPALFCVHPAGGLSWCYAALTPVIPSYIPLYGVQSKNLAQTDEPLPEHMMDMAADYVKALREEQAFGPYHLMGWSIGGMIAHAMAAVLQQQGQEVGLLVLLDSYPTEQWQTMNPPGEHQALGALIRMAGVEFDEEAHSSLNRQEVVDILQDAGSSMAHLKAETISAMIEVVINNNSRVRDKVDYVYQGDMLFFNALKPESEAFLDRNGWNNYMDGNINVIEIDCIHRDMMRPDKLKFIGEHVAEALEAFNNA; encoded by the coding sequence ATGAATATCAAGGTTGACGTTCAAGATTTTATCGATACAGAGCAAAACCCAAAGCTGCAACCACTGACCGACTCTCAGTCTGGAATTTGGTTTGCACAGTGTCGCGACCCTGATAATCCTATCTATAAAACCGGTGAATATATCGTCATTGATGGGCAGCTTGATTGCGATGTCCTCGCAAAGGCCATCGAGATCACGATAAATGAAGTTGACTCTTTGCACGCCCAATTTGTTACAACCACCGAAGGTCCGCGAATGTATGTTCAACGCAAACCTTGGCAGGTATTGCGACTGGATTACAGTAAGCGCAATAAGGCGATGGATGAAGCTATTAGCTGGATGAAAGGACAGCTACGTGAGCCCGTAAACTTAGAAACAGGCCCCTTATTTGGAATGAGCTTGTTAAAAATGAGTGAGTTAAAGCATATTTGGTTTTTCTCGCTTCACCATATTGCTATTGACGGCTATAGCATGTCACTCATTGCGTCTCGAGTGGCGACTATTTACAACAAATTAATGAATAATCAACTCATTGATGATATTCAACTGGTTTCTCAAGATGCGCTGTTAGCCGAAGACGATAACTACAAAGCCTCTGGGAAATATGAAAAAGATCGCCAGTTTTATTTAAATCGCTACGAAGATCACAACGATACGATCAACCTTGCAGGTAAACCAACGGTCACCTCTGATTTCTTCTGGCGTAAAAAAGGCAAAATGGAAAGTGAAGTAAAGGAAGACATGAGCCAACTTGCCTCCTTCTGTAGAGTGCACTGGTATAGCGTTATGATTAGTGCAATGGCCAGTTATGTCCATAGAATGACGCGCAGTAAAGACGTGGTGCTTGGTGTACCACTTATGGGCCGATTGGGCTCTGTTGCCATTCAAACTCCGGCTATGCGGGTAAATATATTACCGGTAAGAGTTAGTTTTGAAGATGGCATGTCAATTAAAGAGCTCATTAAGTCCGTCAATAAAGAATTTGCCAACGTTCGCCGCCATCAAGGTTATCGCTATGAAGAACTTCATCGGGAGCTAAACTTAGTAAAAGATAATCGCAACCTCTTTGGCCCGTTAGTTAATATCATGCCTTTTCAGTATGACTACGATTTTAATGGATCAGAAGCAAAAGCTTACAACCTCAGCGCAGGCCCTGTTGATGACATGTCTTTTTATTGTTATGAACAAGATAGCTTTCTCAATATTGATATCGATGCCAACCCTGCACTGTATTCTGAAGTTGAACTTGCTCAGCACCAAAGGCGCATGTTCAGTTTTATGGCTGAATTTTTTAAACACGGCTGCAATGAAAACAGCGAAGCTGCAACCATAAGTGAGCTACCCTTACTTATAGACGATGAAAAAGAAAGATTAATACATACTTGGAATAACACCGAGCATAAACTACAAAGCGAAACTCTCGCCTCCCTCTTACAAAAGCAAATAATAAGCAGCTCAGATGCTACAGCCTTAATATTTGAAGAACAAAGCTATAGCTTTAATGAGTTAGCGAAAAAGGTTAATGCTTGTGCCCACTGGCTCATTGCTCAGGGCATGCAAAAAGGCGATCGTATTGCGGTGATGCTGCCAAGAAGTGTTGAACTGATCATCGTACAGCAAGCCACTATTAAGTGTGGCGCCATTTATGTACCTATTGATCCAGACTACCCTGAAGCGCGGATTGCCTATATCTTGCAAAGCGCCAAAGCTAAATTTGTTTTTTCTAACAGTGCCGTTTGCCAAGCTTTGCCTGAACAAACAAGTAGCATTTTGGTTGACGATCCGAAGCTAAAACAACAGTGGCAAAAACAAGCAACAACAGAACCTAACAGCTTAGTTAAGCTTAATGACGAAGATCCAGCGTATATCATTTATACCTCTGGCTCCACAGATAAGCCTAAAGGCGTGGTGATTAGTCATAAGGCTGTCGTTAATCGTTTATTGTGGATGCAAGATAGCTATACCATCGACTCAAGTGATCGAGTGTTACAAAAAACACCTGCGGGCTTTGATGTGTCTATATGGGAGTTTTTCTGGCCAATGATAACGGGCGCAACATTAGTACTTGCCAAACCTGAAGGCCATAAAGATCCAAACTATCTCGCTGAGCTTATCGCTAAAGAAAAAATCACCACCATGCACTTTGTGCCGTCGATGCTACAGGTATTTGTGCAGCAAGCTAAGGCTGAGCTATGTACATCCTTAAGGCAGGTTTTTTGTAGTGGTGAAGCCCTGCCCGTTGAACTAGTTAATGATTATTACCAAAATTTTAAGGCAAGGCTACATAACCTATACGGGCCCACTGAAGCGGCTATTGACGTTACATATTGGCCCTGCCAAGCAAACGAAGACCACCTTTCTGTACCTATTGGCTTTCCTGTTTGGAATACCCAGATTTATATACTCGATGAAAAACTTCAACCTGTACCTCCCGGTGTTGTGGGTGACCTCTATATTGCGGGTGATCAGCTTGCCTTGGGCTATTTTGAGCAAGAGGAATTAACTAAAGAGCGCTTTATCAATAACCCATTTGCTGAATCTGATGACGCTCGTATGTATCTAAGTGGAGATTTAGCTCGCTGGCGTGAAGACGGTGCCATTGAATACTGTGGTCGCAGTGACTTTCAGGTGAAAATTCGCGGCTTCCGAATTGAGCTTGAAGAAATAGAACACGCCCTAGCTCAGATCCCGGAAGTATTACAAGTAGCCGTGCTCGCCCAAGAATACAGTGCTGGCGACAAGCGCTTAGTTGCCTACGTCAATCATGAACAAGGCGAAGAGATGGACGTGCTGGCCTTACAAAAAATCATCGCGGACAAACTTCCTGAATACATGGTACCGGGCTACTTTGTGCATATTGATGAATTCCCACTTACGCCAAATGGCAAGCTAGACCGTAAAGCCTTACCCAAACCCGACCTCTCTGGTCAGGTTGGTAGTACCGGCCCGACCAATTTAGTAGAAGAGCGGCTTTGCAAACTTTTTTGCCAGCTACTAGAAATCCCCAATGTGGGCACCGAAGATAACTTCTTTGAACTCGGTGGCCACTCTCTACTCGCCGCGCAATTAATTGCCTACGTAAAAGAAATCATGGGTATTGAGTTGTCACTTGCCGCAGTTTTTGAAGCCCCGACCGTTAAGGGGATTGCAGCCAAACTTGCCGGCACCAATGATGACCAAGCCTTAAATGTTCTGCTGCCTTTACGTAAACGAGAACAGCAGCCAGCACTATTTTGTGTGCACCCTGCCGGTGGGCTTAGCTGGTGTTACGCGGCACTGACTCCAGTTATTCCAAGTTATATCCCGCTCTACGGTGTGCAATCTAAAAACCTAGCCCAGACCGATGAGCCACTACCTGAACACATGATGGACATGGCCGCAGACTATGTTAAAGCCTTGCGCGAGGAGCAAGCTTTTGGCCCTTACCACCTAATGGGCTGGTCCATTGGCGGCATGATCGCTCATGCCATGGCTGCGGTATTACAGCAACAAGGGCAAGAAGTAGGCCTATTAGTTCTACTCGACTCCTACCCGACTGAGCAGTGGCAAACAATGAACCCACCAGGTGAACATCAAGCTTTAGGTGCATTAATACGTATGGCCGGTGTAGAGTTTGATGAAGAAGCTCACAGCAGCTTAAACCGGCAAGAAGTGGTTGATATATTACAAGATGCCGGTAGCTCAATGGCCCACCTTAAAGCCGAGACTATCTCAGCTATGATTGAGGTTGTTATCAATAACAACTCTAGGGTTCGCGATAAAGTCGACTACGTCTACCAAGGTGATATGTTGTTTTTTAATGCCTTAAAGCCTGAAAGTGAAGCCTTCCTTGATCGCAATGGTTGGAATAACTATATGGATGGCAACATCAATGTGATTGAAATTGATTGTATTCACCGCGACATGATGCGCCCTGACAAATTGAAATTTATCGGCGAACACGTTGCTGAAGCTCTTGAAGCATTCAATAACGCATAG
- a CDS encoding DUF1348 family protein, whose amino-acid sequence MTDEAKPPFPPFDQESAAQKVRLAEDAWNSGVPERIALAYTEDSQWRNRSEFISGREEIVGFLTRKWEKELEYRLIKELWATSANRIAVRFAYEWHDEQGQWYRSYGNENWQFSDKGLMQSRHASINDLKILESDRKFHWPLGRRPDDHPSLSDLGL is encoded by the coding sequence ATGACAGATGAAGCTAAACCGCCATTTCCACCTTTCGACCAAGAGTCGGCAGCACAAAAAGTTCGTTTAGCCGAAGATGCATGGAATTCGGGTGTGCCTGAACGTATTGCACTTGCTTATACCGAAGATAGCCAATGGCGTAATCGCAGTGAGTTTATATCTGGCCGCGAAGAAATAGTTGGCTTTTTAACACGTAAATGGGAAAAAGAATTAGAGTACCGACTTATCAAGGAGCTATGGGCAACATCGGCTAATAGAATTGCTGTTCGCTTTGCTTACGAATGGCATGATGAGCAAGGGCAGTGGTATCGCTCTTACGGAAATGAGAATTGGCAGTTTAGCGATAAAGGTTTGATGCAAAGCCGTCACGCAAGTATTAATGATTTAAAAATATTAGAGTCTGATCGCAAGTTTCATTGGCCTTTAGGGCGCCGACCAGATGATCACCCAAGTTTGTCTGACCTAGGCTTGTAA
- a CDS encoding CAP domain-containing protein gives MLFRTSSVFIFSSILLLTACNSDSPTQTEAPSPSPSGSVSEGDTGSGGSDFGSNHGGALPGNSGSSPLPSTLPTALPSALPSAAASSQPSNEESPQAILLLNNEALYNLEASSNRKLEFVVLIPNNTKQLSVQTNQGTGYLKLSLYDSQASPTRLCESSNQVANQATVQSCNINNPAEGEYKIVLAAESEFSGVRLMASYELNANDQQAEDCNRSTIEQELLNAHNQARASERQCGGQYFAATGPLTWNCKLFNAAQLHSQDMADKNYFDHTNLDGEGPAQRAQKQGYNYNYIGENIAAGQQSVSSVMQGWLNSPGHCANIMNPNYSELGSALVDKSDSFYRLYWTAVFGRSQ, from the coding sequence ATGCTATTTCGTACAAGCAGTGTCTTCATTTTCAGTTCAATCTTATTGCTAACAGCCTGCAACTCCGATTCCCCTACACAAACTGAGGCGCCTTCGCCTAGCCCTAGTGGCAGTGTATCAGAGGGGGATACAGGTAGCGGTGGTAGTGATTTCGGTAGCAATCATGGTGGAGCCCTACCCGGGAACAGTGGTTCAAGCCCGTTGCCTTCCACCCTCCCCACAGCCTTACCTTCGGCCTTGCCCTCTGCTGCTGCATCTTCGCAACCCTCTAACGAAGAGTCACCACAAGCAATACTGCTACTAAACAATGAAGCCCTATACAACCTAGAAGCCAGCTCAAATAGAAAACTAGAGTTTGTTGTATTAATCCCGAACAATACAAAACAGCTCAGTGTGCAAACCAATCAAGGTACGGGTTATTTAAAACTTAGTCTTTACGACAGCCAAGCAAGCCCTACCCGCTTATGTGAATCTAGTAACCAAGTGGCAAACCAAGCTACGGTTCAAAGCTGTAACATTAACAACCCAGCCGAGGGTGAATATAAAATCGTTTTGGCTGCTGAATCTGAGTTTTCAGGTGTTCGTTTAATGGCAAGCTACGAACTTAACGCAAATGACCAGCAAGCCGAAGACTGCAACCGTAGCACTATAGAGCAAGAGCTACTCAATGCTCACAATCAGGCCCGAGCCAGTGAGCGCCAGTGCGGCGGCCAATACTTTGCCGCAACAGGTCCCTTAACTTGGAACTGTAAGCTGTTCAATGCCGCCCAACTACACTCTCAGGATATGGCTGATAAGAATTATTTTGATCACACCAATCTCGATGGTGAGGGCCCGGCTCAGCGAGCACAAAAACAAGGTTATAACTACAACTACATTGGTGAAAATATCGCTGCGGGGCAGCAGAGTGTTTCAAGTGTGATGCAAGGTTGGTTAAATAGCCCAGGCCACTGTGCCAATATCATGAACCCCAACTACAGCGAACTTGGCTCTGCTCTTGTCGATAAATCCGATAGCTTCTACCGCCTCTATTGGACAGCGGTATTTGGCAGATCACAGTAA